The genomic region GCTCCCATCCACATTctaattcttttaaaaatgatttaaaacaatatcCTCCTCAGTGCCGTTTTACGTTGCATGCACAATAGTAAtaacatgaaatgaaataacGCGCTTAAAACCGTCGCAAAACCTTCAGATCTGGTATTTCTTTTCAGTGGATGACATGCACATCTGTCACTGCGAGGACTTGGCCCAACCAACATGACAACAGCTGACAAGAGCTGGCTGAGCTGCTCACCTCAGATCCTTGAAAAGTTCAGATCTCAGCAGGGGCACCTCCACTGAATGCTGGAAGATCGCTCCTTCAGGACCTGATGGAGAAGGAGACGCACACATTCAGGCATTTCAACTGAGGCTGAGTGAAGGCGTGTTACACGGTCGACTGCAGTCTGAGGGCCGGATGCACTGGCATGTAAACACTCCTAAGAGCTGTCAGATACCCCAAATGTAtatttcttcttgttcctacagAGCTTCACTGTGCAGAGTGATGTATGATGAGTCATTTATTCTGGAATCTTAATGAGGGAGAAGTAAGAGctattttaagtattttaacAAGGTAATTATATGGTATTTCTCTGCAGAACCcatgtcagacacacatttGAGATTTTTTATGTATGCTTTGATACACATGTGGAGGGGATCATTAGGAAAAGACTGAAATAAGGGCTAAACGTTTTTTGTAACTCCTCAAAAAGGCATCTAATAAGCTATTATAGTCTGTAACATTTGAGCAAAACATATTATTTTAGCTATGGTAGCTACTTTCACCACTCTGGTCCGGACTGAAGTATCAGCCTGAACTTTAGGGCCCAGACACACCAAACCAACAGCAAGACAACCAGAGCCGACCAAAGCTGACAGTTACGTGGCCTTACGTCGCTTGTGCCTGGGGCAAACagctgcacctgaacacaccacaaagaccACAGCGGATGGCCAACTAGCTCGTACGTTCTGCAACTGCTTGAGAGTAAACGCCTAATACAGCCACTTCTAATTGAATAACGTGTCTGATAGAAAGTTGAAAGTGGCACTGATGAAAGGTGAAAACAAGGAGAAATCACAACAAAAGGGTGAAAGGTGAACGTAACTGCATTCTGGTAacgttacagaaaaaaagatgtaattagattacagatacatttagTAAAGAAGAGGATTACTAACATGGTTgtgcttttgaaaaaaataatgacgTGCCAGTCTATCAATATTCTAttgacaaattattattattattcttcaaTGACAAATGTCCTATAAAATAATTAGGTTATTTCTTTACACATGTGAATGTTGCAGTTAAAACAGCATAATAACACAACTTAACTTTATTTCTAAACAAAAATATTCAATGTACTATTCTTACAGAAGACAGTCAGtcattaagaaaaaataaaagtcatcttatcaatatttatattattttgccTTTTCTTGCATATGTTTGAGGTAATGAGGTATTCcaaaagtaatcaagttacgtTACTTTCATATTGTGATAAcattactgactacatttttgaCCAAGtgattagtaactgtatcgaAATACATTTTTAGAGTTACCCTCCGAACCCTGGACATGGctctttcactttctttgtCCGTGTCTCTTCTTGTGCATTGATTGGCTTAAACAATATCCAATCAGAGAGACTTACTTGCTTCAAGTGCCAACAGCAGGTCGACATGTTTAGCTTTTTGTGAAATAGCTAAATAACTTCTGGACAATAAACTTAGTGCTCTGTGCAAATTAGAAAATATTAGAGtgctaaaatgttaaaacaagaTACGAAACATGCTTGGTTTTATAACATGGTTGTTGTAGACATTAGCATTCTGACGTGACCATTTAGGTCAAAGCAGAGCTGCCAAACTGTGTCTTGTTTAAATCTTTTTCCGAGGCTTGGGCTTTCAGTTCACGTTGACTTCTGTAAATAGGGTAATTCTGTGAaacggggggtgggggggcagaTTAGGGgagacacaagacaaaaagTCCAACACACTGTAGAGAGTGTGGACCCAGCTGTGGTGGAGGGACAGAAGGTTTGTTTCAAGGATTTTACTAaacagctcctctgctgctgcgtgCTGCTCGCTGTGGATCCAAACGACCCTGGGCATAATGAAGCTATCAGCTGACACTCTGTTCAACATTAATCAGCCGCCACAGTGTGTGGTCGGTGACCCACGCCGCCATCAATACACACTCTGgacactgagagacagagaagatgTAATGGGGGGGATGGTTCAGGCGGATATTCAACGCTCTGTGACACTTTGAGTGGCACTGAGGTGTAATATTCCCTCTCTGCTGGGCAAAAGTGCTACTCATTGCGATGGATCTCACCTACATGCTCAGGTTAAGATAACAGCTCCTGACGTCTCATTCATAAGCAGTTGTGCTTTAGAGATATCAACTAACTCAACATGAATGATTACAGAAACGGCCGCATGCGTCTTTGTCCTCGGCTGCTGATATCTGCCACTAAAGCGAATTTCCCCTGTTGAGCTCAGATCTGCTGTCAATATTATCTTTctccaaatgtgaaaaaaaaaaaactaaaacatttttgccAAGAGGTGTGCAATATTTCCAAGGAAACGGCAGGGGGCGGACTATGGTGTATACCTGTGACGCGTAGTTTGTCTGGTCCAATCACAGCCTGCTCGCCATCTGCAGCGAACAGCATGTTGTCATTGAAGGAGTTAATGAGGAGATTTCGAGCGTGTCCCTGAGCCTCCTTTGGACCTGCAGTGATGAAACACAACAACGGCAACAATACCTCAGGCGATTTGGCAAATATTACACTGGAGTATTACATTCGTCAAAATCAAATCTCTTCTCTCCCTGTTATACTTTTCAAACCTGCAGCGTGCAGAGAATGTGAAGAGACACATTCGTGCTttgatgtgttaaaaaaaaatgtcaacctcCTCACAGTTTTCCGGAACCTGCGAGGAGCAGATCTAACGCAGGTAGACGAGCCAGTGTGATATTTAACCCAGCTCAGCACCTACAGCTGTGGGTCGGCATGTAATCCCCTCTAACAAGCGTTTGACTCTTACTCACTGAGGGCCGAGAGGATGCAGACTACGCTTTTTATGGCTTAATGATCAAGGACACATAACGACACTGTGGAACATGGCAATTAGTCGGGTCATTTGTTGGCCTTTTAATTATGACAAAACACCCCAACGCAGCCACTGGTGAGCCATAAAAGAAGCACAAATATGATCCTCCGCAGGCCCCGGGCCCTCTGTGTAATGCAGAGCAATCCAGTGGCAATGGGGGAGAGAGGAATGTTGCATTTAATGGATTTTAAATGGAAATCCAAGAGATTCTAAATGGAAAGATGGCTTCTTGTCACTGTTAATGTTGGATGAGAAATTGCTGCAGGACAAGTGCATGAATGACTTTACTATTGCCCTCATGCATCAGTGAGATACTTTGTTATGCCTGAGTGTTATATGTGTGTCTCTCTGCGTGCACATGTCTCTTACCCACAGATAACCTCCCCGTGACATCACCGTTTTCATTACGGGCGTTAAGGGAGACATTTTCGGAGGAGTGCGCTAGAAGTGAAGagtcctgaaaaacaaaatgtaattttaccATGCTGAGTACATCCAGCTAATAAACATTTGCAatataaaacaattttaaaaatcaGCTTTAGTATGTAAAAGATTTGAACAAACATGAACGATGAGGTTTTGAGTTGGGCTAGCAGTGGGGATCGCCATGTTGGTCCTCGACTTTGTTCCAGACTGAAATAATCTCAACAGCTACTCGATGGATTGCATAGTGGAAGCAAAGTTTAAAGGTGACCAATCTAAATGCCGATAGTGTCATTATTCTAGAGCCATTATATTGTGCAATGGACATGTACTTCTTAATCATTCGCTGTCTACCGCCAGTTGAAGTTCATTATTCATTTGAATCAATCTTAACTAAGACAGCAAACATTATAATTGCTGAACATCTGCATGTGAGAATCGTCTTTGTCAGCATGTTCGCATTTGTAGACTCTTAAGATCATCTTAAACCACATTCTGATAGTAAtcctttataaaacatttacacagtCAGATTAACTGGGTTATAAGAAAAAACGTTTGGGATGCCAGGTTGAGAAAAATCACATTAGACCTGAGGGTTGTTCATATTAATGCTTGACCTACGGAGTATTAGGACACAATTTATTAAGCAGTAATAACACCTGTAGTCACAGCTTTAACACTCTGTACACATGGTGCCTTAAGAGACAGAGGTACAGATGCTTTACTCAAATATTAGCAGATGATTTGACACCAGCTGACTGAGTGAGACATTATTGAAACACTCTGAAAAAAGTAAgctttaataaaatgtaaatgaggcGGCCTCAGTGATATATCACCACCGTTCCCCTGCAGCTGTAAGGAAGCCCTGTTCATATAAATGATCCAAGAAACCAACCTTACTGTCGAAGGCAAGGCGGTGGCTCAGTGCATCCTGAATCTCATTAGAAATCCATAGAAGTGATTGGAGCAAGTGTCTGTCCATAAATGAACAATACATCGCCTTTTTAATGAGGCCCATAAAGACGAAAGAATGCTTCAAAATCGCTGCTATGAGCAAGAAAAGCCATAACACGTAAACAACTGCAGAAAAGTGTTCCCATCTGCTGCTAGCAGGCGGGCCATAAACTACTTTCCACCACAAATATCCCTGAGGTTAATGGGGAACTCACTGCACCACCACGTGCACTGTGAGGGACTGCCAAATCCAGTTTGCTCCGACACATCTCCCCCATCAAAAAAAACGGAGTCAGAAATATGCAGCTTGCTCACTACAGCTCAATACAAACTGCCAGTGTGTCCGCAAGGAATTAGATTTAGATGATAACAGCACGTGTAGGCTGCTCGGTTCCAAGTCACAATCAagtttagcaaaaaaaaatgagatgagatAATGGCCCCTTGATAGAGCAAACGGGAGTTTGGACGAAGACAGAACGGGGGGTGGGCAGAAAGGAACGACGGTTAGCAGAATGAAAGAGAATGTGCGAAGAGGAGCAAGAAAAGGTGTGTGATTCCTGATGATCTTACTTCTCTGGAGTGGACCTGCTGAGCGTAGATGGGGTGAAGAAACTCTGACTCGCCCTCCTCCAGTTTGACCCCATCGGGGTGCACTTGTAGGTGTCCCATCCCTTCCTACAAACCAAATGAAGACACACACGTGCtctgattaaaaacacagcCAGGCAGGTTTAACAAAGAAATGATCTGCACGCAAAGCTGAGAAACTAACTCATCAATCAACTGGACGGCTTTATTTTAAGATGGCAGGAATTCAAAATATGGCAGGTTGGCAGGTGAGGAATCTGCATTTTTATCATCCAACAACTTCACAGGTTTCCaagcatgaaaaacacacagcaacgTTCCCTGCAGCACTTCACAACAGAGTGTGTATGTAGTATATCCtgtgtgtcttgttttgctCCTGTATAAATCCATTGCTGCCATCTGGATTTATGACCAGCAGCTAACAAAGCTAACAAGAAGTAAtgacattaaaggacaagttcacccataTAGAAAATCCATTACCTACTCACCCTCACGACGACGGAAAATccggtgaagtttcgtagttcacaaaacatttctgtagcttcacagcaaaacagcgttctcctaaacaactgttttttttaagaagtcaccagaagccccgagatccaaaatggattttaaaagatgttttaaatACCCTATCTTTGATTGCACTTTTTTCAATTGATTGTGTCGATGTTCTATGGACTACGAAACTTTATTTGACTTTCAATTGTCCTGAGGGGGAGGCTGATAATGAcaggatttttgtttttaggtGAAATTTTCCTTTAACAATCCTGTTAAGATCATGTAAAAACGTATGTAGTAAAACTACTGTGAGGTAGGGTGGGTTCATGGCAGTTGTTATCGTACTTGCAAATATTATATATTCTATGACAGATCATATGACTGCTTGTACAGCACTAACAACAATAAGCAGGGTCACTGAGgtaatgtgatgatgatgtagaGTATTTGGAAGTGGCATCAATAACATATAAAGAAAAGCATGTTGGGAAGGACAGCTGGAAAGGAAGGAGTGGAAACCCTCCCAGCTGGAAATACAAACTGCCACGGTGAGTCATGCGTACCGTGTTGAACCACATCACCCTGAGGATCCAGATGGTGAGGGCAAAGTTGACCACCAGGATGACAATGAGCAGCAGCACGAACAGGTAGAGGCAGCGTTTCCTCCAGCCATAGATGCCGATCTTGTAGACATGGTCGGGCACGGGCCTGGGCGAGCTGCTGCCCTGGGTGGTGGTGACGTACTGCTCCCGCACCATCTGCTGGCTGGTCACAAACACATGAGGACAGGCACACGGGCAACAGAAACAGCTGTtacaaagggaaaaaacaacatatacaGAAATGAGTCTGGCATGGCATGTCAGTCAGTAGTGGTTTGTCAGGGATATTAGTCAACTGGCTACACACTGGCCTaatttcttttacatttatttattcattttgggTCACTTGGACACAAGCTGTAAATGCAATACTGAGATATTATCATCTTTAAGTTGCCTAGTCAAACATCCAGCAGGTATGGAGCAACCGCAGAATGTATTTGTAGTCAAGTGTTGAACATTAAGTCCAAAATGTACTCTCTTTTAGCTccgtttttggtctccaccaactgcTCAGGGAAATAAATGGCTCTTGCGCTGCTGAGTGCTCCactttgttcaccagctagttgctaaatTATCACCCCTTTCCAGTGAATTGCGTCTGATTCCTGAAACACTTCTGTTTAAGAGTCTTGCAGGCTTGTTGCTATCGAGCAAACCAGCCAAACATTTCCACCACTTTTGAATAGATCCACTGTCACGGAGGATGCATTATCAACAGACAGCGCAGCACCATGCACAATGACCTGATTAGTATGACATGCCCACATCGGTTCATGCTTCAGGTCAAGGAAAACCTGCTATTTCGTGGTTCCAGATGGGAATCTACTTTTTGGGTTCCGAAACAAGTCTATTTCTGGTCGACACGCTCTGAGCTGTTCAAACTTCAGTGTGAAAACTGGAACGGAGCCATTTCCATTTTGGTGGAAAAGGGcaatgtgtctgtctgctgtttggtccTGTATGGCAGTTTATCTAAAGTTAATTTTTAGAGATTTTTTGGCTGAACACAGCTGTCTGctttacatgaaaataaaatccaaGAGCAGcgaaaatgtaacaaaacagtAACCCTGACGGCCAGGAAACCCAAATAAGAGTTGAAAGTTGCTTTAAATCTGCCTGGAGCTGAGGGGAGCTGCAATCATCTTCTGCATGTCACTACAAGCAACCTCGTTTACTTTAAGATCCTAcatcaaactcattttcagggTAATACTTTAGTTTTCCATGTCTACAAGAAAACGTTTAAATGCTTTAtagttcaaacatttttttctaatacagtccattgctgcagcacctctgttcaccctctgtctgattGCTCCTTTTTTAGccactgtctctttaaggtaactgtatagttgtgacaccAGAACCCTACAGAAGTCCCGCTAGCTCATGTGAGGGTACAGCTTCTGAAAACGGCTGTGTGCAAAAATCCAGACATCAGTGAGATGTCAACGCCTTGAATCGATACAACACTGTGAAGCTGCGCAGCAGCTCTTCAACATGGGTTTGCTCTAAGCTGGATCTTTCCTCTTTGAATTATGTCACAATGTTCATTTCCATCGTCTTTCACACATGCTGTAGAATCTGAATTCACTTTGTTCAGGTCACAGCGTTGCATACATACACACTGCCTAATTGTACCTCTTCACAATGCCTTGCTCACACAGCGCACAGTATATCATTCATGAGCCCAGAGCTCATGCACAGACCCAGTGGATATCTGGCTCATTGTGCCAACGGAAAACTTGAGCGAGTTTCCAGCAGTTTCTCAAAAAGCCAAAGGAAAATGCTACTTATTGCAGAGCAGGGGCGGCCCTTCAgcgcacacagcagcaggctATCAATGAGCATCCGAGGAGATGAATGTCAGCATATTTCAAAGCACACTCATTTTCTGTATTCAGTTCACATGAGGGCAGACGGAGCTCCAAATGCTGGACTGCAGAACCTGCCAGCTCCACATCTTCATCAATAGTTGAGAACGGCTACTTCTCAACTTTATGGGGAAAAAAGTTATCCCAACAAAGACGTATCTGGGTTGTCTTTTTCTGGAGCTGACAGGTTCAGACTCCAGTAGCCGAGCTGATTTACATACAGGAACAGATGTTGAGTGTTACTGCCACAGTAAAGGCGTTGTCCATCATGCTCGATGACCTGCTTTTCAGTACTAAAAAACAACTCTTCTTCAATTAACAGATGTTCGGCCGTGTGACGCTCATGTGATGATGCAGAGCAGAAAATGGCCGACGGACCCAGCACGCGGTGACAAACTATATGTCTGAACTCAAATACGTTTCTGTAAATAATGGAGTAAATATCATTCTGCCCTCACAGCGAGGGCCAATGAAAAAAAGCACGCGCGCTCGCTGCCTCTGCTCTCTGAGGTCCAGGAGGAGACGCTTCAGAGAGCCGATAATAAAGGCCTATAGTCTCCATGGCTGGTCTCTTGCTGTTTGTAGTAAACACAGGGAGGAGACGTTTGGCATAAAAGGCTGAGAGTATTTCTATGACCAAATCTGCCTCTCCCCAGGACCTGTCACATGGCCCGCGAGCCCAGCTGTGATGAATAGCCCTTATTTCACAACCAAACAAATGAATGCTgcctggaagaggaggaaaaaatgacttggtgcttttttttctaaggGGAGAGGAGAGCGAAGGTTGATAAGGAGGAACTTAtgtgaaatgctctttttttttttttttttggccgtATCTTGCCTCGTTTCTATTTATTAATCTTACTTGTGAGTCATAATGATAAATTGAATATCAGCAATGCAGAGCGACTTCAAGTGAAGCTGTGCACCATAACATGTCATCATGGATTCCTctgagttttatttattcattttttttttcaggggagTTCTCCACTGAGGCTCAAGGAAAGGAACTCAGATTAATCAGCGTCGGCTAAATTGAGCTATTCCAACATCCCCACACTATACCTATTAACAGCCACAGATCATTTGCGTGTTACCATGTTGATCAGCCCACTCTGCACTCGGGGCAAATGAGCGGTGAGGATGAAGGAGCTCTGGATTTGTTCATTATCATGCAAATGAATTTGATCTTACCCAGTCTAATTTGGTTAAATGAGGGCATTAGGAAGCCTCCGTA from Sparus aurata chromosome 2, fSpaAur1.1, whole genome shotgun sequence harbors:
- the sgcg gene encoding gamma-sarcoglycan; amino-acid sequence: MVREQYVTTTQGSSSPRPVPDHVYKIGIYGWRKRCLYLFVLLLIVILVVNFALTIWILRVMWFNTEGMGHLQVHPDGVKLEEGESEFLHPIYAQQVHSREDSSLLAHSSENVSLNARNENGDVTGRLSVGPKEAQGHARNLLINSFNDNMLFAADGEQAVIGPDKLRVTGPEGAIFQHSVEVPLLRSELFKDLRLESPTRSLSMDAPKGVHLKALAGNIEAASNMDVILQSTIGLLVLDAETVRMPSLPLGEGGDSGNAQGLFEVCVCPSGKLFLSKAGVTSTCSENQEC